A stretch of the uncultured Desulfobacter sp. genome encodes the following:
- a CDS encoding CHAT domain-containing protein: protein MNTQDVHTAITDLQERLAKAKAQRDTASEIDALLAIARLCLDSGDSSGAHMHYKLAEKVIRHSNISQRLHEALGGQGRVQRRRQRPTEALERFRAAQVAAEESALLLESARWNLSAASALRAQGDLENARKAIREAETIIRPEREGWFSFLGSVSLSDPNQVSIVAELEGQIGLTALADNDPDGAEEAYRNAVHLAKTANDPVAINTWSTNLGNAFSRRRLYTEALQEYDTAIKAASETCDPRNFSNTAAQMAVCYMQAYRHAEGGQRLETLADEALDPRAEASILEKAVRLFDQALEFPKTVAVGVRAIKLAQSLGVDPDFIKRLQSTVDQSQAYLQHSPKPNNEGPSALDIYLPQLMSRAVNGDLEASKEAAHLICDIRFGLMLTGGDWWKRLTDGTLLAEPGLDLRALTDTIGMLLEKEQTDAALELLQRYKVAGFAIPTLSRFQKTGAPTPEAEDFLAAAKALRECVKQLDGPAQPDFLKDIFAIRRAGEKLLECSERLWDGDPILCARMGGIIHKEELIDTLPYADPVAIVDYVVGRDATVGVIVLRENNRVKAIPFKTVVFTAKEATQLFNIYAKANLPAGKPDKEQASALAAIGKILHDRLLCSLTKTLSSWGITQLILVPDMLTRFLPLHLSLICGNEIQVAGVDTEDARYLCEVMPTEYAPCLQAVAASQIYKRPKSVSTVAGFADPAGDLPAVRQVFSGLSEQLAKTVSYEFYEGEQAKFDIVNQFLSKADVLLFGMHGEFLPSNPEDSHLILFDRPWRVSDVIDQPELVQNPVLVLAACQVGAVAATPDDRDAYGISGALIAAGASTVLANLWKVEEVSMSYLLGRFLHYLAYPGYRPAAALFRAVKDMRRLKREEVLALFERYIKSLENNHVDADVIFSAENLMEKIEDEALEYPFADPIYWGATVIVGSGWHLPAGAVVGGPLVGPELVMKQMRIDDLIHKQEYRSAIREARELAGTCDGIFRAKALVSQAYATLMASDLVSADAARRTARRLQLQAKRIAHAEEDDALLERIKNLNQYLEE from the coding sequence ATGAACACCCAAGATGTCCACACAGCCATCACTGATTTGCAGGAGCGACTTGCAAAAGCCAAGGCCCAGAGAGACACTGCATCTGAAATCGACGCCCTATTGGCCATTGCAAGGCTTTGCCTCGACAGTGGAGATTCGAGCGGAGCCCATATGCACTATAAACTTGCAGAAAAGGTGATTAGACATTCCAACATCAGTCAGCGACTTCACGAAGCCCTCGGGGGCCAGGGTAGGGTTCAGCGGCGTAGACAGCGTCCTACCGAAGCGTTGGAACGATTTAGAGCCGCTCAGGTTGCCGCAGAAGAAAGCGCGCTTTTGCTCGAGTCCGCACGTTGGAACCTCTCGGCGGCTTCAGCCCTGAGAGCCCAGGGGGATCTGGAAAACGCTCGGAAGGCCATCCGGGAGGCCGAAACCATCATTCGGCCTGAGCGAGAAGGATGGTTTTCTTTTCTCGGCAGTGTGAGTCTGTCCGATCCCAATCAAGTGTCCATCGTTGCTGAACTGGAGGGCCAAATTGGCCTGACGGCTTTGGCCGACAACGATCCGGACGGCGCGGAAGAAGCATACCGCAATGCTGTCCATCTGGCCAAAACTGCAAATGATCCTGTCGCGATCAATACATGGTCTACCAACCTCGGCAACGCCTTTTCGCGGCGGCGTCTTTATACCGAGGCCCTGCAAGAATACGACACGGCTATAAAAGCAGCTTCAGAAACTTGCGATCCCAGGAATTTTTCGAACACCGCCGCCCAAATGGCCGTGTGCTACATGCAGGCTTATCGCCATGCAGAAGGCGGCCAACGACTTGAGACGCTTGCCGATGAGGCTCTTGACCCACGTGCCGAGGCATCAATTCTCGAAAAAGCAGTAAGGCTCTTCGATCAGGCACTGGAGTTTCCAAAAACAGTTGCGGTCGGTGTACGGGCCATTAAGCTGGCACAATCTCTGGGGGTTGATCCCGATTTTATTAAACGACTTCAGTCGACAGTCGACCAGTCCCAGGCCTATCTTCAGCATTCCCCGAAACCCAACAATGAAGGCCCGTCCGCACTGGACATTTATCTGCCGCAACTCATGTCGCGGGCGGTGAACGGAGACCTCGAAGCAAGCAAAGAAGCCGCCCACCTGATCTGCGACATCCGTTTCGGACTGATGTTGACTGGCGGCGACTGGTGGAAGCGTCTGACGGATGGAACCCTGCTTGCCGAGCCCGGCCTTGATCTCCGTGCACTAACCGACACAATCGGCATGCTCTTGGAAAAAGAGCAAACCGATGCCGCCCTTGAGTTGCTTCAGCGTTATAAGGTAGCTGGTTTTGCGATACCGACCTTGTCTCGGTTTCAGAAAACCGGGGCTCCCACTCCGGAAGCAGAGGATTTTCTCGCTGCTGCCAAGGCGCTGCGTGAATGCGTCAAACAACTCGATGGTCCAGCCCAACCCGATTTTCTAAAGGATATTTTCGCTATACGCCGGGCCGGCGAGAAGCTGTTGGAGTGCAGCGAACGCCTTTGGGATGGAGACCCGATTCTGTGCGCCCGCATGGGTGGTATAATTCACAAAGAGGAACTTATCGACACACTGCCGTATGCCGACCCTGTGGCAATCGTGGATTACGTTGTCGGACGCGACGCAACAGTGGGTGTAATAGTGCTGCGTGAAAATAACCGCGTAAAGGCGATTCCCTTCAAAACGGTGGTCTTTACCGCGAAGGAGGCCACACAGCTATTTAATATTTACGCCAAAGCAAACCTGCCGGCTGGCAAGCCAGATAAAGAACAGGCTTCAGCGTTGGCCGCTATTGGTAAAATACTGCATGACCGGCTGCTATGCTCCCTGACCAAAACGCTGAGCAGCTGGGGTATCACTCAGCTGATCCTGGTGCCGGACATGCTCACTCGATTCTTGCCTTTGCATCTTTCTTTGATTTGCGGTAATGAAATCCAGGTAGCCGGGGTGGATACCGAAGATGCGCGTTACCTCTGCGAGGTGATGCCCACCGAATACGCGCCCTGTTTACAGGCTGTTGCGGCCAGTCAGATCTATAAGCGGCCGAAAAGCGTTTCCACGGTGGCTGGTTTTGCCGATCCCGCTGGAGATCTACCAGCTGTGCGCCAGGTGTTTAGCGGGCTTTCCGAACAACTGGCAAAAACCGTCTCTTACGAGTTTTACGAGGGTGAGCAAGCCAAATTCGATATCGTAAACCAATTTCTTTCCAAGGCCGATGTACTGCTGTTCGGCATGCACGGAGAATTTCTACCTTCCAATCCAGAGGATTCCCATCTGATTCTGTTCGACCGCCCATGGAGAGTGAGCGATGTGATCGACCAGCCCGAACTAGTTCAGAATCCTGTGTTGGTTTTGGCGGCCTGCCAGGTGGGGGCAGTGGCTGCCACCCCCGATGACCGAGATGCCTACGGAATTTCAGGAGCCCTCATTGCGGCTGGGGCGTCGACCGTGCTGGCCAACCTGTGGAAGGTCGAAGAAGTATCCATGAGTTACTTGTTGGGGCGATTTTTGCACTACCTGGCCTACCCAGGTTATCGGCCCGCTGCGGCACTGTTCAGAGCAGTGAAGGACATGCGCCGGCTTAAACGCGAGGAGGTTCTGGCTCTTTTCGAACGATACATCAAGAGCCTCGAAAATAATCATGTCGATGCCGACGTGATCTTCTCTGCTGAAAACCTCATGGAGAAAATTGAAGATGAGGCACTTGAATATCCATTTGCCGATCCTATTTACTGGGGAGCGACGGTGATCGTGGGCAGCGGCTGGCACCTTCCGGCCGGAGCCGTCGTGGGAGGCCCGCTGGTCGGCCCCGAACTGGTGATGAAGCAGATGCGGATCGATGATCTTATCCACAAGCAAGAATATCGCAGCGCAATCCGCGAGGCTCGGGAATTGGCGGGTACCTGCGACGGCATCTTTCGGGCTAAGGCGCTTGTTTCTCAAGCCTACGCGACATTGATGGCATCCGACCTTGTTTCCGCGGATGCAGCCCGGCGCACCGCCCGACGCTTGCAGCTGCAAGCCAAGCGCATTGCCCATGCCGAGGAGGATGACGCACTGCTCGAACGAATTAAAAATCTGAACCAATACTTGGAGGAATAG
- a CDS encoding type II toxin-antitoxin system HipA family toxin, which produces MGKAKNLTVLMNGIPVGHLTRSAKGIISFGYDEDWLSDRNRRPLSLSLPLTTQVYSDDRVENYFDNLLPDNMTLRNRLQARVGASSTRAFDLLSHIGRDCVGAVQLVPEGETPNVKMITADRVDEEQIEAILKSYASMPLGVDIDADFRLSVAGAQEKTAFLRMQNDWYRPSGATPTSHIFKLPMGRLGQTGLDLSGSVENEWLCQKLLGAFGMAAADTQIANFGSQKVLVVKRFDRRWSADSTWLIRLPQEDICQATGIPSALKYEADGGPGMTTVMDLLLGSDKAHEDRTLFMTAQVLFWMLGAIDGHAKNFSIFLRPGSRFHLTPLYDVISIYPLAKAGQISMHKVKMTMAVSGKNRHYRWNSITRKHWLDTAQKCRYPKDEMNQIIEKCCDMAQGCISKVGAVLPPGFPEEISAAIFSGIHQARERLINNKKDVSV; this is translated from the coding sequence ATGGGAAAGGCAAAAAATCTTACCGTCCTTATGAACGGTATTCCTGTGGGCCATCTGACCCGCAGTGCCAAAGGGATTATCTCTTTTGGTTATGACGAGGATTGGCTTTCAGACCGCAACAGAAGGCCCTTGTCTCTGTCCCTGCCTCTCACAACCCAGGTTTATTCTGATGACCGGGTTGAAAATTATTTTGACAACCTGCTGCCGGACAACATGACATTGCGCAACAGGCTGCAGGCCAGGGTCGGGGCTTCATCCACCCGGGCCTTTGACCTGCTCTCCCACATCGGCAGGGATTGTGTGGGAGCCGTGCAACTTGTGCCCGAAGGAGAAACACCAAATGTCAAAATGATCACCGCAGATCGGGTAGATGAAGAGCAGATAGAGGCCATTCTTAAATCGTATGCCTCCATGCCCCTAGGAGTGGACATTGATGCCGATTTCAGGCTTTCCGTTGCCGGCGCCCAGGAAAAAACCGCATTCCTCAGGATGCAAAACGACTGGTACCGCCCTTCCGGGGCCACGCCTACCAGCCATATTTTCAAGCTGCCCATGGGGCGCCTGGGCCAAACCGGCTTAGATTTGTCAGGCAGCGTGGAAAACGAATGGCTCTGCCAAAAACTGTTGGGAGCCTTTGGCATGGCGGCGGCTGACACCCAGATAGCAAACTTCGGCAGCCAGAAGGTGTTGGTGGTAAAGCGGTTTGACCGACGCTGGTCTGCTGACAGCACCTGGCTGATCCGACTGCCCCAGGAAGATATCTGCCAAGCCACGGGAATCCCTTCGGCCCTGAAATATGAGGCGGACGGGGGGCCAGGCATGACCACGGTCATGGATCTGCTTCTGGGCTCCGACAAGGCTCATGAGGACCGGACCTTATTCATGACGGCCCAGGTGCTTTTCTGGATGTTGGGGGCTATTGACGGTCACGCCAAGAATTTCAGCATCTTTCTTCGGCCCGGCAGCCGGTTTCACCTCACCCCACTTTACGATGTCATCTCAATCTATCCTTTGGCCAAGGCTGGCCAGATTTCCATGCACAAGGTGAAGATGACCATGGCCGTTTCAGGGAAAAACCGCCATTACAGATGGAACAGTATAACCAGAAAACATTGGTTGGATACGGCACAAAAATGCAGATACCCAAAAGATGAAATGAATCAGATTATTGAAAAATGCTGCGATATGGCACAAGGCTGCATAAGTAAGGTCGGTGCGGTCCTGCCTCCGGGATTTCCCGAGGAGATTTCAGCAGCCATTTTTTCTGGGATACACCAGGCAAGGGAACGGTTGATTAACAATAAAAAGGATGTATCTGTTTAA
- a CDS encoding helix-turn-helix transcriptional regulator produces MHQIMVSPRDLGATLRELRKQKGMTQTALGKRVGLDQKRISLMENGNPNIRVASLFRLLSALDVGMALEPKAIDGTTPVQGNQEYNKDEW; encoded by the coding sequence ATGCATCAGATCATGGTCTCCCCCAGAGATCTTGGGGCAACACTTAGAGAATTGAGGAAGCAAAAAGGGATGACCCAGACAGCCTTGGGTAAACGGGTGGGGCTTGACCAAAAACGGATCTCCCTAATGGAAAACGGCAATCCTAATATCAGGGTGGCCAGCCTATTCAGACTGCTTTCCGCCTTGGACGTGGGCATGGCCCTTGAGCCTAAGGCCATTGATGGAACGACTCCAGTCCAGGGGAACCAGGAATATAATAAGGATGAATGGTGA
- the vapB gene encoding type II toxin-antitoxin system VapB family antitoxin — MDVGTVFVNNRTQAVRLPVDSRFPENVKKVVVRVVGKDRILSPVENTWDSFFLSEDGVSDDFMTERASQEQSEREAF, encoded by the coding sequence ATGGATGTAGGAACCGTCTTTGTAAATAATAGAACCCAAGCGGTAAGATTACCGGTTGACAGCCGATTCCCGGAAAATGTGAAAAAAGTTGTTGTGCGTGTTGTCGGCAAAGACCGTATACTTTCTCCTGTGGAAAACACATGGGATAGCTTTTTTCTTTCTGAAGATGGCGTCTCAGATGATTTTATGACGGAACGTGCTTCACAAGAACAATCAGAAAGGGAAGCTTTTTGA
- the vapC gene encoding tRNA(fMet)-specific endonuclease VapC, producing MLKYMLDTNIVIYVIKRRPIEVLDIFNAHAGRMCISSITLAELLHGVEKSSMVSHNLRKVEDFVSRLEVLPYDDNAAAHYGNIRADLEKKGTPIGVNDLHIAGHARSESLILVSNNIREFVRVDGLRLENWIEIE from the coding sequence ATGCTGAAATATATGTTGGACACCAATATCGTTATTTATGTGATTAAACGTCGACCAATTGAAGTATTGGACATTTTTAACGCCCATGCAGGCCGGATGTGTATTAGTTCAATCACGTTAGCGGAATTATTACATGGTGTTGAAAAAAGCTCTATGGTGTCGCACAATTTGCGAAAAGTAGAAGATTTTGTATCACGTCTGGAAGTCCTTCCCTATGATGATAATGCCGCCGCCCACTATGGAAATATCAGAGCGGATTTAGAAAAGAAAGGTACACCTATCGGGGTCAATGATTTGCATATTGCAGGCCATGCCCGGAGTGAATCTTTAATCCTGGTTTCTAACAACATACGTGAATTTGTGAGAGTCGATGGTTTGCGGCTCGAAAATTGGATCGAAATAGAGTGA
- a CDS encoding addiction module antidote protein: protein MINRIADLPNFDMAQQLKSEEDIAAYITMVIEDGDATELAHAPWVAASPGISEVAKATGIIREALYKALKPNTKPRFDTIKKICVALRVRLIAQPAANTH, encoded by the coding sequence ATGATAAACCGAATTGCAGACCTGCCGAACTTTGATATGGCACAGCAGCTTAAAAGCGAAGAAGATATTGCTGCTTACATTACTATGGTGATTGAAGACGGAGATGCTACAGAACTGGCCCACGCTCCGTGGGTTGCTGCCAGCCCCGGTATTAGTGAAGTCGCCAAAGCGACAGGGATAATCCGTGAAGCCTTGTATAAAGCGCTTAAACCAAACACCAAACCTCGATTTGATACAATTAAAAAGATATGTGTAGCCCTTAGGGTTCGCCTGATAGCTCAACCTGCTGCCAACACTCATTGA